In Labrys monachus, the genomic stretch CACATAGATGCGGTTGGCGCAGACACAGGTCTGGCCGGCATTGCGGAATTTCGAGGCGACCGCGCCCTGGACCGCCACCTCCAGCGACGCGTCGTCGAAGACGATGAGGGGCGCGTTGCCGCCGAGTTCGAGCGAGACCTTCTTGATGGTCCCGGCCGCCTTGGCCATCAGCTCGCGGCCGACTTCGGTCGAGCCGGTGAAGGTGACCTTGCGCACGATCGGGCTGGTGACGAGTTCCTCGCCGACCACGGATGCGGCTCCGGTCACGACGCTGAACACGCCGGCCGGAAGGCCGGCCCGCTCGGCGAGATCGGCCAGGGCGAGGGCCGAGAACGGCGTGGCGCTGGCCGGCTTCAGCACCATGGTGCAGCCGGCGGCGATGGCGGGGGCGGCCTTGCGCGGGATCATCGCCATCGGGAAGTTCCAGGGCGTGATCGCGGCGCACACCCCGATGGGCTGGCGGATCGCCATCATGCGCTTGTCGGCCACCGGGGCGGGGAACGTCTCGCCGGCGACGCGCTTGGCCTCCTCGGCGAACCATTCGAAGAAGGCGGCGCCGTAGAGGATCTCGCCGCGGGCCTCGGGGAAGGGCTTGCCCATCTCGGCCGTGAGGATGCGGGCGAGGTCGTCGGCATTGGCGACGATGAGATCGTACCAGCGGCGCAGGATGGCGGCGCGCTCCTTGGCGGGGCGGGCGGACCAGGCGGGCAGGGCGGCCTGCGCCGCGAGGATCGCCGCCCGGGTCGCTTCGCGGCTCGCCTTGGGAACGGTGCCGACGACGGCGCCGGTGGAGGGGTTCGTCACGGTGATGACCCCCTCGCCTGCCGCCTCCCAGCGTCCGTCGATGAAGCAAGCCTGGCGAAGGAGCGAGGGGTCCTGAAGCGTCTGCATGACAAAATTCCCGGATGGTCGAAGCGGAGCGCACGCTAGTCCGTCGAAATTCATTTGTCATCATCTGCGAACGAATGTTCGCACAATGAACAAATTCATCCCGGCATGATCGGGCGCGGCGATCCCGCGCTCTTCTATGGCGGCCGTACGGAACACCCGGTGGATCCGGTCGGCATTTTGGTACTTTTACGTTTTCCGCTTGCCAATTTCCGGGAGCGAGTGTCACAATAGCGAACATGCGTGCGCATAGCGAATGAAACAGGCGTCGCACGCCAAGAGGGGATGAGCATGAAATCGACTGAAATTCGGCTCGGTGGAACTTCGCTGTCGGGCGTTTCGCGGCGTACGGTCCTGCAGGGACTCGGCATGGCCGGTCTTGCGGCCGGCGTGTCCCTGCCTCTCGGCAGCGGGGCGCGCGCCGCCGGCACCGCGACCCTGCGCTGGTGGTCGCCGCAGGCTTCGCCCGACCAGCTCAAGATGTACCAGTCGCAGATCGCCACCTTCGAGGCGGCTCATCCGGGCGTGAAGATCGCCTTCGAGCCGACCTCGGACGAAGGCTATCCGGCCCAGCTCGCCGCCGCCTTCGCCTCCAAGCAGCTGCCCAACATCGTGACGCATCTGCCGTCCTTCGCCGCCCAGAACTATTACGGGCAGGGGCTCCTCGAGCCGATGGACGACGTGATCAAGGCGATCGGCGAGGACAAATATTTCCCCGGTGCCAACAATGTCTACAAGACGTCCGACGGCCATTATTGCGGCACGGCGATCGGCAACACCGCCGCCGACATGCTCTGGCTGCGCAAGGACCTGATGCAGAAGGCCGGCATCGACAAGGCCCCGGCCACCTGGGACGAGCTCCGCACCGCCTGCCAGAAGATGCAGACCGGCGGCATCTTCGGCGCGCCGCTGCCCTACGGCCTCAATTCGATGACCTCTCTGATCTTCATCGGCTTCATCCACCGGGCCGGCGGCCAGGTGTTCACGCCCGACCTCGCCGTGGCCATCGACAGCCAGGCCACCTATGACGCCCTCGACTTCTACAAGTCGATGCGCGAGTTCTGCCCGGCCGGCGCCACCAATTACAGCTGGGGCGAGAGCCTCACCGCCTTCGTCTCCGGCGCCACGGCGACCGGCATCTATGCCGGCCGCGTGCTCGCCAACGTCACGGCGCAGAACCCGTCCATCGCCGATTTCGTCACCTGCGCGACCTATCCCACCAAGTCGGCCGACATTCCCGCCTGGACCTTCAACGACTTCCCCTCCGTCTTCATCCCCAAGGGCGTCGACAATCTGGCGGAGACCAAGGCGTTCGCCGCCTTCCTGTTCGAGCCGGCCGGCTATATCCCGCAGCTGCACGCCGCGCCCGGCCACATCCTGCCGGTGCTCAAGACGATCGCCGAGGATCCGGCCTATCTCGCCAATCCGATCATCCAGAAATACAAGGCCGAAGTCAGCCTGATGTCCTCGGCCGCCGCCGCCGGCAACAATCTCGGCTTCGAGACCGCCCAGCACAAGCCGAACCTGAAGGCGAACGAGATCATCGCCTCCAACGTCATCGCCGAGCTCGTGCAGCGCGTCGTCCTCAACGGCGAGGAGCCGAAGGCGACCGTCGGCGACATCGCCAAGAAGCTCGACGACCTGATGAAGGCCTGAGACGCCCGGGAGGAGCGGCCCCCGCCGCTCCTCCGTCGACCGGTTTTGTGAGAAGACGGACATGGCATCAGCGACGCGAGCGCCGCAATCCCCGCTGGAGAAGCGCTACGCCCGTCTCGGCGTCCTGCTGATCGCGCCGACGGTGCTGACCATGTGCGCCGTCATCATCTATCCGCTCGTCTCGGCGCTCTATCTGTCGCTGTTCTCGATCTACACGCCCACCCTCAAGGGCCACTGGGTCGGCGCGGACAACTATATCCGCGTGTTCGGCTCGCGCGAGTTCTGGAGCGCGCTGGGCGTCACCGCGACCTGGACGGTCGGCACGCTGGCCGCGCAGATCGTCCTGGGCGTCGGCATGGCGCTGCTGCTCAACCAGAACATCCTGTTCCGCTCGCTCGCCCGCAGCCTGGTGCTGTTTCCCTATTTCGTCTCCACCGTGGTGGCCGTGCTGATCTGGCGCTGGCTGTTCAACGACCTCTACGGCATCCTGAGCCATCTCCTGATCGCCGCCGGCATCATCGCCGTTCCCATCGACTGGCTCGGCAAGATGCCGAACGCCATGGAGAGCCTGATCGCCGTCGGGGCGTGGAAGTTCTTCCCCTTCGTCGTCATCGCCGTGCTGGCGCGGCTGCAGACCATTCCCGAACAGCTCTACGAGGCCGCCACCATCGACGGCGCCGGCCCGTTCGGGCGCTTCTTCGACGTGACGCTGCCGCAGCTGCGCGAGGTGCTCACCATCGTCATCCTGCTGCGCACGATCTGGGACTTCAAGGAGTTCGACCTGATCTATCTTCTGACCGGCGGCGGCCCGGTGAACAACACCCGCACGCTGCCGCTGATCGTCTACCAGCAGGCCTTCGGCCTCAACCAGATGGGCATGGCGGCGACCTATGCGGTGGCGATGATGCTGGTGATGCTGGTGTTCATGCTGATCTATCTCTACCGGGCGCGGAGGGCGGCGCTGTGAGGGCTTCCCGCCAGCAGAAGAGCATCCTGGTCAATCTGGTGACCTGGGCGCTGGTGCTCGTCATCTCCTTCCCGCTGATCTGGATGGTGGTGACCTCGCTGCGGCCGCAGACCGAGCTCTTCCAGATCCCGCCCACCATCATCCCGCGCTCCGTCACCTTCGAGCACTACGCCAAGCTGCTCGAGGAAACGCCCTTCCTGCGCTATTTCATGAATTCGATGGTGCTGGCGACGGCAACCACCGTCGTGGTGATCGCCATCGGCACGCTCGGCGCCTACAGCCTGGTGCGCTTTTCCTATCGCGGCCGCGAGACGCTGGCGGCGATGGTGCTGTTCACCTATCTGCTGCCCTC encodes the following:
- a CDS encoding carbohydrate ABC transporter permease; this encodes MASATRAPQSPLEKRYARLGVLLIAPTVLTMCAVIIYPLVSALYLSLFSIYTPTLKGHWVGADNYIRVFGSREFWSALGVTATWTVGTLAAQIVLGVGMALLLNQNILFRSLARSLVLFPYFVSTVVAVLIWRWLFNDLYGILSHLLIAAGIIAVPIDWLGKMPNAMESLIAVGAWKFFPFVVIAVLARLQTIPEQLYEAATIDGAGPFGRFFDVTLPQLREVLTIVILLRTIWDFKEFDLIYLLTGGGPVNNTRTLPLIVYQQAFGLNQMGMAATYAVAMMLVMLVFMLIYLYRARRAAL
- a CDS encoding NAD-dependent succinate-semialdehyde dehydrogenase is translated as MQTLQDPSLLRQACFIDGRWEAAGEGVITVTNPSTGAVVGTVPKASREATRAAILAAQAALPAWSARPAKERAAILRRWYDLIVANADDLARILTAEMGKPFPEARGEILYGAAFFEWFAEEAKRVAGETFPAPVADKRMMAIRQPIGVCAAITPWNFPMAMIPRKAAPAIAAGCTMVLKPASATPFSALALADLAERAGLPAGVFSVVTGAASVVGEELVTSPIVRKVTFTGSTEVGRELMAKAAGTIKKVSLELGGNAPLIVFDDASLEVAVQGAVASKFRNAGQTCVCANRIYVQDGIYDAFVERFAEVVSALKVGDGFEAGVEQGPLIDEAGVAKVEDHVADALAKGARIVTGGRRHALGGTFYEPTVLAEATAQMRISREETFGPVAPIFRFAEEKEVVALANDTEFGLAAYFFTQDLKRMWRVGEALEFGIVGVNAGITAYEGAPFGGVKASGIGREGSRHGIEEFLELKYLCLGDIN
- a CDS encoding ABC transporter substrate-binding protein, translated to MKSTEIRLGGTSLSGVSRRTVLQGLGMAGLAAGVSLPLGSGARAAGTATLRWWSPQASPDQLKMYQSQIATFEAAHPGVKIAFEPTSDEGYPAQLAAAFASKQLPNIVTHLPSFAAQNYYGQGLLEPMDDVIKAIGEDKYFPGANNVYKTSDGHYCGTAIGNTAADMLWLRKDLMQKAGIDKAPATWDELRTACQKMQTGGIFGAPLPYGLNSMTSLIFIGFIHRAGGQVFTPDLAVAIDSQATYDALDFYKSMREFCPAGATNYSWGESLTAFVSGATATGIYAGRVLANVTAQNPSIADFVTCATYPTKSADIPAWTFNDFPSVFIPKGVDNLAETKAFAAFLFEPAGYIPQLHAAPGHILPVLKTIAEDPAYLANPIIQKYKAEVSLMSSAAAAGNNLGFETAQHKPNLKANEIIASNVIAELVQRVVLNGEEPKATVGDIAKKLDDLMKA